Proteins from a genomic interval of Papaver somniferum cultivar HN1 chromosome 4, ASM357369v1, whole genome shotgun sequence:
- the LOC113273351 gene encoding aspartic proteinase CDR1-like has protein sequence MARSENALPRCVLLTILCISLLLSTVVAVNPSGLTMKIFHIDSKNSPLYPGDHLTQEERFQRLIKQSKARALYLGSKKLNRTNSINPDVARLPLAYEAGSSYVALVGIGTFDDLAQPFKNYYLMVDSGSDLIWTQCQGGVSYFHQDEPLYPAADSSSYQPLRCNDGHPFCDPEECDDEDICRYEEVYLTDSVTSGVLAKERFTVNSDNDGLESFEIIMGCGTKQENFDPFLGGGFRSQKPDIIAGILGMGSGARSFINQLGAGEGKFEYCLQPYTAGVALSTYLRFGSDVRIGGAQQVYSSTPLFFQPHDPGAYYLHLEGISIGPERLPFQRRDFEYKAYPLHRGGCIIDSGVSVTSMHGPLFDRVAESVDAYFRDLNILRVARPLRDFDLCFSPNPKEDKDYPSMTFHFQNAADFIMDKPDTVFFIAGNYFCLGIGRFDGVYDVMFGAMQQARKRILHDVMRGTLSFAAEECQLAS, from the coding sequence ATGGCTAGATCAGAAAATGCCCTCCCCCGTTGTGTTCTTCTAACAATTCTTTGTATCTCTTTACTGCTAAGCACAGTAGTTGCAGTTAATCCAAGCGGGTTAACTATGAAGATCTTTCATATAGACTCCAAGAACTCACCTCTATACCCAGGCGACCAtttaacacaagaagaaagattcCAAAGACTCATCAAACAATCGAAAGCTCGAGCACTTTATCTTGGATCAAAGAAGTTGAACAGAACAAACTCGATAAACCCCGATGTTGCACGTTTACCACTCGCTTACGAAGCGGGATCATCTTATGTTGCATTGGTAGGAATAGGTACTTTTGATGATTTAGCACAACctttcaaaaattattatttaatgGTTGATTCTggcagcgatctgatatggactcAATGCCAAGGTGGTGTTTCTTATTTTCATCAAGACGAACCCTTATATCCCGCTGCAGATTCAAGTTCGTACCAACCTCTTCGTTGTAACGATGGCCACCCTTTTTGCGACCCAGAAGAATGTGATGATGAAGACATATGTCGTTATGAAGAAGTATACTTAACCGACTCAGTTACATCAGGTGTTTTGGCAAAAGAAAGATTTACTGTAAATTCAGATAACGATGGCCTTGAATCTTTTGAAATTATCATGGGTTGTGGCACTAAACAGGAGAATTTCGATCCATTTCTTGGTGGTGGTTTTAGAAGCCAGAAGCCTGATATTATTGCAGGAATACTTGGTATGGGTAGTGGAGCCAGGTCTTTTATCAATCAATTAGGTGCCGGAGAAGGTAAATTTGAGTACTGCCTGCAGCCATATACTGCTGGTGTGGCTTTAAGCACCTACTTAAGGTTTGGTTCCGACGTGAGAATTGGAGGAGCACAACAAGTATATTCATCAACTCCCTTATTTTTCCAACCTCATGACCCAGGTGCATATTACTTGCATCTTGAAGGTATCAGTATAGGTCCTGAAAGACTCCCATTTCAAAGACGTGATTTCGAGTATAAAGCGTATCCGCTGCATAGAGGCGGTTGTATCATAGATTCAGGGGTTTCGGTGACCTCAATGCATGGACCTCTGTTTGATAGAGTCGCAGAAAGTGTAGATGCATATTTTCGGGATTTGAATATTCTTCGTGTTGCAAGACCTCTCCGTGATTTTGATCTTTGTTTCTCTCCGAATCCCAAGGAAGATAAAGACTATCCATCGATGACATTTCACTTTCAAAATGCAGCAGACTTTATCATGGACAAACCGGATACTGTTTTCTTTATTGCTGGTAATTATTTTTGCTTGGGTATTGGTCGGTTTGATGGTGTTTATGATGTCATGTTTGGAGCAATGCAACAAGCTCGAAAAAGGATTTTACATGATGTTATGAGAGGGACACTCTCATTTGCTGCAGAGGAATGCCAATTGGCTTCGTAA